A region from the Nocardia terpenica genome encodes:
- the secD gene encoding protein translocase subunit SecD, with the protein MPPSKGTGHPWRLLGAYAALLAVIYALVFFTGDKSPAAKLGIDLQGGTRVTLTARTPDGSRPSQDSLKQAQSIIQSRVNGLGVAGSEVVIDGDNLVITVPGENGQQAKSLATTAKLYIRPVLNASQPLNKGGAPQPPAPGQPAPPPGQSAPPPGAPAPSGAAEPTPGAATPPGAESSNGAGAQGGSGAQSTGENGGAAQNRVFPQQAPSAPESPAPPTSEPNQPAPPPNPNETPAQKTQQEIAAAKAQRQSTDPQTLQQAMATLDCSKPDPLAGNDDPNLPLVTCATDGNEVYLLDKSRIDGQEIKNATAQFDQRNARWVVDLEFKTSDAWAKLTGEYVQKRVAFALDSRVVSAPVVQEGPQQGGTTQISGSFNATTAKELANQLKYGSLPLSFATSEAETVSATLGLSSLHAGLMAGAIGLVAVLLYCLLYYRMLGFLAGFSLVASGFAVYGIIVLLGQWINFTLDLSGIAGLIIGIGMTADSFVVFFERIKDEMREGRSFRSAVPRGWARAQRTNLSGKTVSLIASAVLYLLAAGQVRGFAFTLGLTTVLDVIVLYLVTSPLMMLASRSPFWAKPSVNGLGAVQQIARERKAAAGVLVGKE; encoded by the coding sequence GTGCCACCTTCCAAGGGAACGGGGCATCCGTGGCGGCTGCTCGGCGCGTATGCCGCGCTGCTGGCCGTCATCTACGCGCTGGTGTTCTTCACCGGTGACAAGTCCCCGGCCGCCAAGCTCGGCATCGACCTGCAGGGCGGCACCCGCGTCACGCTGACCGCCCGCACCCCCGATGGCAGCAGGCCCAGCCAGGACAGTCTCAAGCAGGCACAGAGCATCATCCAGAGCCGCGTCAACGGTCTCGGTGTCGCGGGGTCCGAGGTTGTCATCGATGGCGACAACCTGGTGATCACCGTTCCGGGGGAGAACGGGCAGCAGGCCAAGTCGCTGGCCACGACCGCCAAGCTCTACATCCGCCCGGTGCTGAATGCGTCGCAGCCCCTGAACAAGGGTGGCGCGCCGCAGCCGCCCGCTCCGGGCCAGCCCGCCCCGCCGCCGGGTCAGTCCGCGCCCCCGCCGGGCGCGCCTGCGCCGAGCGGGGCCGCCGAGCCGACCCCGGGTGCGGCCACCCCGCCCGGCGCCGAGTCCTCGAACGGTGCTGGGGCACAGGGTGGTTCCGGAGCGCAGAGCACCGGCGAGAACGGTGGTGCGGCGCAGAACCGGGTCTTCCCGCAGCAGGCGCCCAGCGCTCCCGAGTCGCCCGCGCCGCCCACGTCGGAGCCGAATCAGCCTGCCCCGCCGCCGAATCCGAACGAGACCCCGGCGCAGAAGACGCAGCAGGAGATCGCGGCCGCCAAGGCGCAGCGGCAGAGCACCGATCCGCAGACGCTACAGCAGGCCATGGCGACGCTGGACTGCAGCAAGCCGGATCCGCTGGCGGGCAACGACGATCCGAATCTGCCGCTGGTCACCTGCGCGACCGACGGCAACGAGGTGTACCTGCTGGACAAGAGCCGCATCGACGGCCAGGAGATCAAGAACGCCACGGCGCAGTTCGATCAGCGCAACGCGCGCTGGGTCGTCGATCTCGAGTTCAAGACCAGCGACGCCTGGGCGAAGCTGACCGGTGAGTACGTCCAGAAGCGCGTCGCCTTCGCGCTGGACTCCCGGGTCGTGAGCGCCCCGGTGGTGCAGGAGGGCCCGCAGCAGGGCGGCACCACCCAGATCTCCGGCTCCTTCAACGCCACCACCGCCAAGGAACTGGCCAACCAGCTCAAGTACGGCTCCCTCCCGCTGTCCTTCGCCACCTCCGAGGCCGAGACCGTCTCGGCCACCCTCGGCCTGTCCTCGCTGCACGCGGGCCTGATGGCCGGTGCGATCGGCCTGGTGGCGGTGCTGCTGTACTGCCTGCTCTACTACCGGATGCTCGGCTTCCTGGCCGGATTCTCGCTGGTGGCTTCGGGTTTCGCGGTGTACGGCATCATCGTGCTGCTGGGGCAGTGGATCAATTTCACGCTGGACCTGTCGGGTATCGCCGGTCTGATCATCGGTATCGGTATGACCGCCGACTCGTTCGTGGTGTTCTTCGAACGCATCAAGGACGAGATGCGCGAGGGCCGCAGCTTCCGCTCGGCGGTGCCGCGCGGCTGGGCCCGCGCCCAGCGCACCAACCTGTCGGGTAAGACGGTCAGCCTGATCGCCTCCGCCGTGCTGTACCTGCTGGCGGCCGGGCAGGTGCGCGGCTTCGCGTTCACCCTGGGCCTGACCACCGTCCTCGACGTGATCGTGCTCTACCTGGTCACCTCGCCGCTGATGATGCTGGCCTCCCGGTCGCCGTTCTGGGCGAAGCCGTCGGTCAACGGCCTCGGCGCCGTGCAGCAGATCGCTCGTG
- a CDS encoding acyl-CoA thioesterase, which translates to MATSPQPFSIRLDARVSDVDPQLHVTGSAYQQYADHARFECVQAAGIAVDELLRDGLGPVNLETTIRYHRELRAGDCVDVTCVWLWSQGKTYRVEHALTRADGELSATVSHLSGLLDLRTRRLIADPAREWARRAADPTLLCLPAAMRMHEEV; encoded by the coding sequence GTGGCGACTTCACCCCAACCCTTTTCCATCCGCCTCGACGCGCGTGTGTCCGATGTCGATCCGCAGCTGCATGTGACCGGGTCTGCCTATCAGCAGTACGCCGATCACGCTCGGTTCGAGTGTGTGCAGGCCGCGGGTATCGCGGTCGACGAGTTGCTGCGTGACGGTCTGGGGCCGGTGAATCTGGAGACCACCATTCGGTATCACCGTGAGTTGCGCGCGGGTGACTGTGTCGACGTGACCTGCGTCTGGCTCTGGTCGCAGGGAAAGACCTATCGGGTCGAACACGCGCTCACCCGGGCCGATGGCGAATTGTCGGCTACCGTCAGCCATCTCAGCGGACTGCTCGACCTGCGGACTCGTCGGCTGATCGCCGACCCGGCCCGGGAATGGGCCCGCCGCGCCGCCGATCCCACGCTGCTCTGCCTCCCCGCCGCCATGCGGATGCACGAGGAGGTGTGA
- a CDS encoding mannitol dehydrogenase family protein: MDVTQTTFSQPPYDRRGLSTGIVHFGVGGFHRAHQAMYVDRLLGRGGAREWGICGVGVLPGDRRMRDVLTAQDGEYTLSAIGPDGGWDTRTIGSIVEYLYAPDDPEAVLAKLADPGTRIVSLTITEGGYGVAPATGEVDADHPALAADAAPNTGPTTVFDYIVESLARRRARGLVPFTVMSCDNVQGNGEVARTAVASVARRRAPEFADWIAAHVCFPNSMVDRITPVTPPEAEAEVLRRYGIRDRWPVLTEPFTQWVLEDSFSLGRPAFEEVGVQIVDDVAPYELMKLRLLNASHQGLAYFAYLCGYRLVDEAARDPLFERFLLRYMRSEAAPTLRPVPGVDLDRYQRTLIERFANPAIGDTVARLCAESSDRIPKFVLPVVRERLAADGEIDCAAAIVASWARYAEGVDEQGAPIEVVDPLRDRLMPLARRQREDPTAFLTDRTVFGDLVDQPRFVAAYTAVLKSLHTRGARATLSDLLGDGPRLE; encoded by the coding sequence ATGGATGTGACACAGACAACGTTTTCGCAACCCCCCTACGACCGCCGCGGGTTGTCCACCGGCATCGTTCATTTCGGCGTCGGTGGGTTTCACCGTGCCCATCAGGCGATGTACGTCGATCGACTGCTCGGGCGCGGCGGCGCGCGGGAGTGGGGGATCTGCGGGGTGGGCGTGCTCCCCGGCGACCGCCGCATGCGCGACGTACTCACCGCCCAGGACGGGGAGTACACGCTGTCGGCGATCGGGCCCGACGGCGGCTGGGACACCCGCACGATCGGCTCGATCGTCGAATACCTGTACGCGCCCGACGATCCCGAGGCGGTGCTGGCCAAGCTCGCCGATCCCGGCACCCGCATCGTGTCGCTCACCATCACCGAGGGCGGCTACGGCGTCGCCCCGGCCACCGGCGAGGTCGACGCCGACCATCCGGCGCTCGCCGCCGACGCGGCCCCGAATACCGGGCCCACCACGGTATTCGACTACATCGTGGAATCGCTGGCGCGGCGGCGGGCGCGCGGGCTGGTCCCGTTCACGGTCATGTCGTGCGACAACGTGCAGGGCAATGGTGAGGTCGCGCGCACCGCGGTCGCCTCCGTCGCGCGCCGCCGCGCCCCCGAGTTCGCCGACTGGATCGCCGCGCACGTGTGCTTCCCCAACTCCATGGTCGACCGCATCACGCCGGTGACCCCGCCGGAGGCGGAGGCGGAGGTGCTGCGCCGCTACGGTATTCGCGATCGCTGGCCGGTGCTGACCGAGCCGTTCACCCAGTGGGTGCTAGAGGACTCGTTCTCGCTCGGCCGCCCGGCCTTCGAGGAGGTCGGGGTGCAGATCGTCGACGACGTCGCCCCCTACGAGCTGATGAAGCTGCGGTTGCTCAACGCGAGCCACCAGGGGCTGGCCTACTTCGCCTACCTGTGCGGCTACCGGCTGGTCGACGAGGCCGCCCGCGACCCGCTGTTCGAGCGATTCCTGTTGCGCTACATGCGCTCCGAGGCCGCGCCGACGCTGCGCCCGGTGCCCGGCGTCGACCTGGACCGCTACCAGCGCACCCTGATCGAGCGGTTCGCCAACCCCGCCATCGGCGACACCGTCGCCCGCCTGTGCGCCGAATCCTCCGACCGCATCCCCAAGTTCGTGCTGCCGGTCGTCCGCGAGCGCCTCGCCGCGGACGGCGAGATCGACTGTGCCGCGGCCATTGTCGCCAGCTGGGCGCGCTACGCCGAGGGCGTCGACGAGCAGGGCGCCCCGATCGAGGTCGTCGACCCGCTGCGCGACCGCCTCATGCCGCTGGCCCGCCGCCAGCGCGAGGACCCCACCGCATTCCTCACCGACCGCACCGTCTTCGGCGACCTCGTCGACCAGCCCCGCTTCGTCGCGGCCTACACAGCGGTCCTGAAGTCGTTGCACACCAGGGGCGCCCGCGCCACCCTGTCCGACCTGCTGGGGGACGGCCCACGGCTCGAGTAG
- a CDS encoding flavin-containing monooxygenase codes for MAPQLDAVVVGAGFGGMGAAIQLDRLGLGNYVILERENDLGGTWHVNRYPGLAVDIASVTYSYSFEPNPYWSRLFAPGAELKKYAEHVADKYDLRRRMRFGQVVGGARWDDEERQWVVSVDNGDTLTARYLLTATGFLSQPYTPPFPGIENFAGKIVHTTAWDDDYDLTGRKAAIIGTGATAVQLVPEVGRKAAELTVFQRTPIWVVPKVDMPIPRPVQELFARVPLTQKVARLANTGALELLMVVGVLHYKQAKLTNKGAALLAKAHLRAQVRDKETRRKLTPDYDFGCKRPTFSNTYFKTFNEPHVRLETNAIDHLEADAIVTADGHRTEIDTLILATGFNLWDVNFPAIEIIGRDGVNLGKFWRDNRFQAYEGITVPKFPNFLSLNSPYSYSGLSYFTTIEGQMKHMGRLFGEMFRRGEQVFEITEQANARFLDYVTQKLESSVFYGGSCATARSYYFNQHGEAALLRPNSTLTTHREAVSFPLDDYSYGEHAA; via the coding sequence GTGGCACCTCAGTTGGACGCCGTCGTGGTCGGCGCGGGATTCGGCGGGATGGGAGCGGCCATCCAGCTGGACCGCCTCGGCCTGGGCAACTATGTGATTCTCGAGCGCGAGAACGATCTGGGCGGGACCTGGCACGTGAACCGGTACCCGGGCCTGGCCGTGGACATCGCCTCGGTCACCTACTCGTACTCGTTCGAGCCGAATCCGTACTGGTCGCGGCTGTTCGCGCCGGGCGCCGAATTGAAGAAATACGCCGAGCACGTGGCCGACAAGTACGACCTGCGGCGGCGCATGCGCTTCGGCCAGGTCGTCGGCGGCGCCCGCTGGGACGACGAGGAGCGGCAGTGGGTCGTCTCGGTGGACAACGGCGACACCCTCACCGCCCGCTATCTGCTCACCGCGACCGGCTTCCTCTCCCAGCCGTACACGCCGCCGTTCCCGGGCATCGAGAACTTCGCGGGCAAGATCGTGCACACCACGGCCTGGGACGACGACTACGACCTGACCGGGCGTAAGGCGGCGATCATCGGCACCGGCGCGACCGCGGTGCAGCTGGTGCCCGAGGTGGGACGGAAGGCGGCCGAGCTGACGGTCTTCCAGCGCACCCCGATCTGGGTGGTGCCGAAGGTCGATATGCCGATCCCGCGGCCGGTGCAGGAGCTGTTCGCGCGGGTGCCGCTGACCCAGAAGGTCGCGCGGCTGGCCAATACCGGTGCGCTGGAACTGCTCATGGTGGTCGGCGTGCTGCACTACAAGCAGGCCAAGCTCACCAACAAGGGCGCGGCGCTGCTGGCCAAGGCGCACCTGCGGGCCCAGGTGCGCGACAAGGAGACCCGCCGCAAGCTCACCCCCGACTACGACTTCGGCTGCAAGCGGCCCACGTTCTCCAACACCTATTTCAAGACCTTCAACGAGCCGCACGTGCGCTTGGAGACGAACGCGATCGATCATCTCGAGGCGGACGCCATCGTGACCGCCGACGGCCACCGCACCGAGATCGATACGCTGATCCTGGCCACCGGCTTCAACCTGTGGGACGTCAACTTCCCGGCCATCGAGATCATCGGCCGCGACGGGGTGAATCTCGGAAAGTTCTGGCGTGACAATCGCTTCCAGGCATACGAGGGCATCACGGTGCCGAAGTTCCCGAATTTCCTCAGCCTCAACAGCCCCTACTCCTACAGCGGCCTGTCCTACTTCACCACCATCGAGGGCCAGATGAAGCACATGGGCCGCCTGTTCGGCGAGATGTTCCGCCGCGGCGAGCAGGTCTTCGAGATCACCGAGCAGGCCAACGCCCGATTCCTGGACTACGTCACCCAGAAATTGGAGTCCTCGGTCTTCTACGGCGGCAGCTGCGCCACCGCCCGCAGCTACTACTTCAACCAGCACGGCGAAGCCGCCCTGCTCCGCCCCAACAGCACCCTCACCACTCACCGCGAAGCGGTCTCCTTCCCCCTGGACGACTACTCCTACGGCGAGCACGCCGCCTGA
- the yajC gene encoding preprotein translocase subunit YajC, with protein sequence MAQLLFPLLLVALLVPMFLGVRRQKREAQKVTEMQEGVKVGDRVTTTSGLYGTVVDLDETTVDLEIAEDVVTTWLRAAIREVRTEDTHAAEPAATDSTPAEPTDGAAAEESVEETNTRLTKD encoded by the coding sequence ATGGCGCAACTGCTGTTTCCGCTGCTGCTGGTAGCTCTGCTCGTGCCGATGTTCCTCGGTGTCCGCCGCCAGAAGCGGGAGGCGCAGAAGGTCACGGAGATGCAGGAGGGCGTGAAGGTCGGTGACCGCGTCACCACCACGTCGGGCCTGTACGGGACCGTCGTCGATCTCGACGAGACCACCGTCGACCTGGAGATCGCCGAGGATGTCGTGACGACGTGGCTGCGTGCCGCGATCCGCGAGGTCCGCACCGAGGACACCCACGCCGCCGAGCCCGCCGCCACGGACTCGACCCCCGCGGAGCCGACCGACGGCGCCGCCGCGGAGGAATCGGTCGAGGAAACCAACACCCGGCTGACCAAGGACTGA
- the ruvA gene encoding Holliday junction branch migration protein RuvA gives MIASVRGEVLEIGLDHAVLEAAGVGYRLNATPATLATLTRGDEARLYTAMIVREDSMTLFGFADTEARDLFGLLQTVSGVGPRLAMAVLAVLEPEALRKALAESNVAALTRVPGIGKRGAERMVVELRDKVNLVPVQSGPPGSAPAPVVTPVREQVVEALTGLGFPLKQAEPAVDAILADQPDLDTSRALRAALGLLGKNR, from the coding sequence GTGATCGCGTCGGTGCGCGGAGAGGTGCTCGAGATCGGCCTCGACCACGCGGTGCTCGAGGCCGCCGGGGTCGGCTACCGGCTCAATGCCACCCCCGCCACGCTCGCCACCCTCACCCGCGGCGACGAGGCACGGCTGTACACCGCGATGATCGTCCGCGAGGACTCGATGACGCTGTTCGGCTTCGCCGACACCGAGGCCCGCGACCTGTTCGGACTGCTGCAAACGGTGTCCGGCGTCGGCCCCCGGCTGGCCATGGCCGTGCTGGCCGTGCTGGAGCCGGAGGCGCTGCGCAAGGCGCTCGCCGAGAGCAATGTCGCCGCCCTCACCCGGGTGCCCGGCATCGGCAAGCGCGGCGCCGAACGCATGGTCGTGGAGCTGCGCGACAAGGTGAATCTCGTTCCGGTGCAATCGGGTCCGCCCGGCAGCGCGCCCGCCCCCGTCGTCACGCCGGTGCGCGAGCAGGTGGTGGAGGCGCTCACCGGGCTCGGCTTCCCGCTCAAACAGGCTGAACCGGCGGTCGACGCCATCCTCGCCGACCAGCCCGACCTCGACACCTCCCGGGCGCTGCGGGCCGCGCTCGGACTGCTCGGTAAGAACCGGTAG
- a CDS encoding TetR/AcrR family transcriptional regulator, which yields MGAVPKPSSHIERRKAELRQEIIETAFDCFAEKGYHATGIADIATRLGIGHGTFYRYFENKRDIIDHVIDDLAARIIDSLGTENAPDAATTLEEYRAQVGRIGSALNRIFLEDRRVARLLLFQATGIDAELTLRLYGLLDTADALTAGYLEHGVELGYLRADLDTANTAKAVTGMILAAILHGLRTPDETVATDLTEAIRRLLIDGVRKE from the coding sequence ATCGGTGCCGTGCCGAAGCCCTCGTCCCATATCGAACGCCGCAAGGCCGAGCTCCGGCAGGAGATCATCGAGACCGCGTTCGACTGTTTTGCCGAAAAGGGTTACCACGCAACGGGAATCGCCGACATCGCGACGCGGCTCGGGATCGGGCACGGCACCTTCTACCGGTACTTCGAGAACAAGCGCGACATCATCGATCACGTCATCGACGATCTGGCCGCCCGCATCATCGACTCGCTGGGCACCGAGAACGCCCCCGACGCGGCCACCACGCTGGAGGAGTACCGCGCGCAGGTCGGCCGCATCGGGTCCGCGCTGAACCGCATCTTCCTGGAGGATCGCCGGGTCGCGCGGCTGCTGCTGTTCCAGGCCACCGGCATCGACGCCGAGCTCACGCTGCGCCTCTACGGCCTGCTCGACACCGCCGACGCGCTCACCGCCGGGTACCTCGAACACGGCGTGGAACTGGGCTACCTGCGCGCCGACCTGGACACCGCCAATACCGCCAAGGCGGTGACCGGCATGATCCTGGCCGCCATCCTGCACGGCCTGCGCACCCCCGACGAAACGGTCGCCACCGACCTCACCGAGGCCATCCGCCGCCTCCTCATCGACGGCGTCCGCAAGGAGTGA
- the ruvC gene encoding crossover junction endodeoxyribonuclease RuvC, translated as MRVMGVDPGLTRCGLSIVDGGLGRQVTALDVDVVRTPADMELAERLLCVSDAAEHWMDTHQPEAVAIERVFSQHNVRTAMGTAQAGGVIALAAARRGIPVAFHTPSQVKAAVTGNGSADKAQVTAMVTRILGLQAAPKPADAADALALAICHCWRAPMLDRMAKARAMAADQQRRYAERLAQQRKAVTR; from the coding sequence GTGCGGGTGATGGGCGTCGACCCCGGGCTCACCCGGTGCGGTCTGAGCATCGTCGACGGCGGGCTCGGGCGGCAGGTCACGGCGCTGGACGTCGACGTGGTGCGCACGCCCGCGGATATGGAACTGGCCGAACGACTGCTGTGCGTCTCCGACGCCGCCGAGCACTGGATGGACACCCACCAACCGGAGGCCGTGGCCATCGAGCGGGTGTTCTCCCAGCACAATGTGCGCACCGCCATGGGCACGGCCCAGGCGGGCGGGGTGATCGCGCTGGCCGCGGCCCGGCGCGGCATCCCGGTGGCCTTCCACACGCCCAGCCAGGTGAAGGCCGCCGTCACCGGCAACGGCTCGGCGGACAAGGCTCAGGTGACCGCGATGGTCACCCGCATCCTAGGCTTGCAGGCGGCCCCCAAACCGGCCGACGCCGCGGACGCGCTGGCCCTGGCGATCTGCCACTGCTGGCGCGCGCCCATGCTGGACCGGATGGCGAAGGCCCGCGCGATGGCGGCCGACCAGCAGCGCCGCTACGCGGAACGACTTGCCCAGCAACGAAAGGCGGTAACCCGGTGA
- a CDS encoding VC0807 family protein — MTTTTSSKSGPTAEQTPRRPELRTTLAPIARDIALPLIGYYGLHALGYSDFAALLAGTVLSGSILVYDMIRARRVEAFPAIMLALFGFGLASSLISGDPRMMIVKDSVGTAAIGLALLISALIGKPLIYYAARKTIAARGADALAGFEERVRTIPAVRRSFALLSVLWGVGFWAESAVRVVLAYQLPVHTMVWLSNVLMVAVLVVLIPISIAIGKRNRRR; from the coding sequence ATGACCACCACCACCTCGTCCAAATCCGGCCCGACCGCCGAGCAGACGCCGCGCCGCCCGGAGCTCCGCACGACGCTGGCCCCGATCGCGCGCGATATCGCGCTGCCCCTGATCGGCTACTACGGCCTGCACGCGCTCGGATATTCCGATTTCGCCGCGCTGCTGGCCGGGACGGTGCTGTCGGGCTCGATCCTGGTCTACGACATGATCCGGGCGCGCCGCGTCGAGGCGTTCCCGGCGATCATGCTGGCGCTCTTCGGTTTCGGCCTGGCGAGCTCGCTGATCTCCGGCGATCCCCGGATGATGATCGTCAAGGATTCGGTGGGCACCGCCGCGATCGGCCTCGCGCTGCTGATCAGTGCGCTGATCGGCAAGCCGCTGATCTATTACGCGGCACGCAAGACGATCGCGGCCCGCGGCGCCGACGCCTTGGCGGGCTTCGAGGAGCGGGTGCGCACGATTCCGGCGGTGCGCCGGTCGTTCGCCCTGCTGAGTGTGCTGTGGGGCGTGGGGTTCTGGGCCGAGTCCGCGGTGCGGGTGGTGCTGGCCTATCAGCTGCCGGTGCACACCATGGTCTGGCTGTCGAATGTGCTGATGGTTGCGGTACTCGTGGTGCTGATTCCGATCAGCATCGCCATCGGCAAGCGCAATCGGCGACGCTGA
- the ruvB gene encoding Holliday junction branch migration DNA helicase RuvB, whose product MADETFPGDEPESPVTASYLTSDGEVEASLRPKSLEDFIGQPRVREQLALVLRGAKQRGGTPDHVLLSGPPGLGKTSMAMIIAAELGTALRITSGPALERAGDLAAMLSNLVEGDVLFIDEIHRMARPAEEMLYLAMEDFRVDVVVGKGPGATSIPLDIAPFTLVGATTRSGALTGPLRDRFGFTGHMDFYEPEELQRILQRSAHILGVRMEADAATEIAGRSRGTPRIANRLLRRVRDYAEVRADGLVTREIAGAALAVYDVDGLGLDRLDRAVLGALVRSFGGGPVGVSTLAVAVGEEAATVEEVCEPFLVRAGMIARTPRGRVATAAAWEHLGLVPPPDLVFGSIEVRGRESHPTLDLFD is encoded by the coding sequence ATGGCAGACGAGACCTTCCCCGGCGACGAGCCCGAATCCCCGGTCACCGCAAGCTATCTGACATCCGACGGCGAGGTCGAGGCCAGCCTGCGCCCGAAGTCGCTGGAAGACTTCATCGGCCAGCCGCGGGTGCGCGAGCAGCTGGCGCTGGTGCTGCGCGGCGCGAAACAGCGCGGCGGCACACCCGATCACGTGCTGCTGTCCGGCCCGCCCGGCCTCGGCAAGACCAGCATGGCCATGATCATCGCCGCGGAACTCGGCACGGCCCTGCGCATCACGTCCGGCCCGGCGCTCGAGCGCGCGGGCGACCTGGCCGCCATGCTGAGCAATCTGGTCGAGGGCGACGTGCTGTTCATCGACGAGATCCACCGCATGGCCCGCCCCGCCGAGGAAATGCTGTACCTGGCGATGGAGGACTTCCGCGTCGACGTCGTGGTCGGCAAGGGCCCGGGCGCCACCTCCATCCCGCTCGACATCGCGCCGTTCACCCTCGTCGGCGCCACCACCCGCTCGGGCGCGCTCACCGGGCCGCTGCGCGACCGGTTCGGCTTCACCGGGCACATGGACTTCTACGAACCCGAGGAGCTGCAACGCATTCTGCAGCGCTCGGCGCACATTCTCGGCGTGCGGATGGAGGCCGACGCGGCCACCGAGATCGCCGGGCGCTCCCGCGGCACGCCGCGCATCGCCAACCGGCTGCTGCGCCGGGTCCGCGACTACGCCGAGGTGCGGGCCGACGGCCTGGTCACCCGCGAGATCGCCGGGGCCGCCCTGGCCGTCTACGACGTCGACGGGCTCGGCCTGGACCGGCTCGACCGCGCCGTGCTGGGTGCGCTGGTGCGCAGCTTCGGCGGTGGGCCCGTGGGCGTTTCGACGCTCGCGGTCGCGGTGGGGGAGGAGGCCGCCACCGTGGAGGAGGTGTGCGAGCCGTTCCTGGTGCGGGCGGGCATGATCGCCCGCACCCCGCGCGGCCGCGTCGCCACCGCCGCCGCCTGGGAGCATCTGGGCCTGGTGCCGCCGCCGGATCTGGTCTTCGGGTCGATCGAGGTCCGGGGCCGCGAATCACATCCGACGCTGGACCTTTTCGACTGA
- a CDS encoding DivIVA domain-containing protein: MTPDDVRRVRFGRAPIGHRGYDTIEVDAFCLRIADAFLGRVTLTAAQIRGQEFATAHLGLRGYDRDEVDEFLDRVCVELEFARLGIRRDPAGSQTLTSEDVRRLRFSAPPTGQAGYAADEVDAYLDRVIATLAHVGPIGLTSAEVRTANFGLAHAGMSAYHREEVDAFLDVVEHTLRAQEREHLETQH, encoded by the coding sequence GTGACTCCCGACGATGTGCGGCGGGTCCGATTCGGCCGGGCGCCGATCGGGCACCGCGGATACGACACCATCGAGGTGGATGCCTTCTGCCTGCGTATCGCCGATGCCTTTCTCGGCCGCGTGACGCTGACCGCCGCCCAGATCCGCGGTCAGGAATTCGCGACCGCGCACCTGGGCCTGCGCGGCTACGACCGCGACGAGGTGGACGAATTCCTCGACCGGGTGTGCGTGGAGCTGGAATTCGCGCGGCTGGGCATCCGCCGCGACCCGGCGGGTTCGCAGACACTGACCTCGGAAGATGTGCGGCGCCTGCGATTCTCGGCCCCGCCGACCGGGCAGGCGGGTTACGCCGCGGACGAGGTCGACGCCTACCTGGACCGGGTGATCGCGACCCTGGCCCACGTCGGGCCGATCGGCCTCACCAGCGCGGAGGTCCGGACCGCGAATTTCGGCCTGGCCCATGCGGGTATGTCGGCCTATCACCGCGAGGAGGTCGACGCCTTCCTCGACGTGGTGGAACACACCCTGCGCGCCCAGGAGCGCGAGCACCTGGAAACCCAGCACTGA